In Argonema galeatum A003/A1, one DNA window encodes the following:
- a CDS encoding pentapeptide repeat-containing protein — MLNANLRYANLSRANLDQANLEGASLAGSNLFRA, encoded by the coding sequence AATGCCAATTTAAGATACGCTAATTTAAGCAGAGCGAATTTAGACCAAGCTAACCTGGAAGGAGCTTCTCTTGCCGGTAGTAATTTGTTTCGCGCTTAG